In Rhinoraja longicauda isolate Sanriku21f chromosome 6, sRhiLon1.1, whole genome shotgun sequence, the following proteins share a genomic window:
- the LOC144594542 gene encoding small ubiquitin-related modifier 2, producing the protein MADEKPKDVLKSENDHINLKVAGQDGSVVQFKIKKHTPLSKLMKAYCERQGLAIRQIRFRFDGQPINETDTPAQLEMEDEDTIDVFQQQTGGHY; encoded by the exons GATGTGCTGAAATCAGAAAACGACCACATTAACCTGAAGGTGGCAGGCCAAGATGGCTCAGTTGTGCAGTTCAAAATCAAAAAGCATACACCTCTAAGCAAACTGATGAAAGCATACTGTGAACGCCAG GGGTTAGCAATTCGACAGATCAGATTCCGATTTGATGGACAACCCATTAATGAAACAGACACGCCAGCACAG TTGGAGATGGAAGACGAAGACACAATTGACGTATTCCAGCAGCAAACTGGAGGCCATTACTGA